The following coding sequences lie in one Stenotrophomonas rhizophila genomic window:
- a CDS encoding pirin family protein — translation MSSPTPVRVQRTIRGMATSDGAGVRLTRVIGGPSLPDLDPFLLLDEFGTDRAEDYIAGFPSHPHRGFETVTYMLDGRMRHKDNHGNEGLLTPGSVQWMTAGRGLVHSEMPEQESGQMRGFQLWVNLPARDKMTDPKYQEFAPERIPVTAPGDGVQVKVIAGQVGEVIGPIVQPATDPVYLDITLDANARWDYTLPEGHNAFAYVFEGGLTVGQGEDARPVARQELAVLGGGELLQLQAGAEGARLILVAGRPLREPVMRHGPFVMNTRQELMQAFVDFQEGRF, via the coding sequence ATGAGCAGCCCAACCCCGGTGCGCGTACAGCGCACGATCCGTGGCATGGCCACCTCCGATGGCGCCGGCGTGCGCCTGACCCGGGTGATCGGCGGCCCCTCGCTGCCCGACCTGGACCCGTTCCTGTTGCTGGATGAATTCGGCACCGACCGCGCCGAGGACTACATCGCCGGCTTCCCCAGCCATCCGCACCGCGGCTTCGAAACCGTCACCTACATGCTCGACGGGCGCATGCGGCACAAGGACAACCACGGCAACGAAGGCCTGCTTACCCCGGGCAGCGTGCAGTGGATGACCGCCGGCCGTGGGCTGGTGCATTCGGAGATGCCCGAGCAGGAATCGGGCCAGATGCGCGGCTTCCAGCTGTGGGTGAACCTGCCCGCGCGCGACAAGATGACCGACCCGAAGTACCAGGAATTCGCGCCCGAGCGCATTCCCGTCACCGCGCCCGGCGACGGCGTGCAGGTGAAGGTGATTGCCGGCCAGGTGGGCGAGGTCATCGGCCCGATCGTGCAGCCGGCCACCGACCCGGTGTACCTGGACATCACCCTGGACGCCAACGCGCGCTGGGACTACACCTTGCCGGAAGGGCACAACGCGTTCGCGTACGTGTTCGAAGGCGGGCTGACGGTGGGGCAGGGCGAGGATGCACGTCCGGTGGCGCGCCAGGAACTGGCGGTGCTGGGCGGCGGCGAACTGCTGCAGCTGCAGGCCGGCGCCGAGGGTGCACGCCTGATCCTGGTGGCAGGGCGACCGCTGCGCGAGCCGGTGATGCGCCACGGGCCGTTCGTGATGAACACCCGCCAGGAGCTGATGCAGGCCTTCGTCGATTTCCAGGAAGGCCGCTTCTGA
- a CDS encoding sensor histidine kinase, producing MKPHKPAPLHRRLVWWLLAYLALISIAVFSVGNYVHEHAEHSAWRALLNSELDSIVNHIEHEPHYRWQDSDTLRLFTIDGSDAVPQPLRTLHPGLHDGIVINGRSSAVMVRETDNLGRLALALDINDFHELEEFATRWVMLAGVVMIIVTVLMASFGVSRLVRPLSSLAKRIDHLKPGVPGQRVIVDPRGSSELYVIADAVNDYLTRNEQFVERERAFITTASHELRTPIAVITGAAELALGQPALPERARVQMQRVHRTAQGVEQLIQLLLVLARDPARLIALGERIALDQLVPDIIEDHRHLMGDKDLRIEVDGLAPVEIIAPLGVVQAAIGNLLRNAIENSGRGTIHIQLSSTAVVTLQDPGHGMSPEEIAAVHARMARGDRNEQSGIGLELIAKLCDHLGWALQLEPCAPRGTRVILDLGASLPQALRDAMT from the coding sequence ATGAAGCCGCATAAGCCTGCGCCACTGCACCGCCGGCTGGTGTGGTGGCTGCTGGCGTACCTGGCACTGATTTCCATCGCGGTGTTCAGCGTGGGCAACTACGTGCATGAACATGCCGAGCATTCGGCCTGGCGCGCGTTGCTCAACTCCGAGCTGGACAGCATCGTCAACCACATCGAGCACGAGCCGCATTACCGCTGGCAGGACTCCGATACGCTTCGACTTTTCACCATCGACGGCAGTGACGCCGTCCCGCAACCTCTGCGCACGCTGCATCCCGGGCTGCACGACGGCATCGTGATCAACGGCCGGTCCAGTGCGGTGATGGTGCGTGAGACCGATAACCTTGGCCGGCTGGCGCTGGCGCTGGACATCAACGACTTCCACGAACTGGAGGAGTTCGCCACGCGGTGGGTGATGCTGGCCGGGGTGGTAATGATCATCGTGACGGTGCTGATGGCCTCGTTCGGCGTCAGCCGACTCGTTCGTCCACTCAGTTCTCTGGCCAAGCGCATCGACCACCTCAAACCCGGGGTGCCGGGACAGCGGGTGATCGTGGACCCGCGCGGCAGCTCGGAGCTGTATGTGATCGCCGACGCAGTCAATGATTACCTCACCCGCAACGAGCAGTTCGTCGAGCGTGAGCGGGCCTTCATCACAACCGCCAGCCATGAACTGCGCACGCCGATCGCGGTGATTACCGGTGCGGCCGAACTGGCGCTGGGGCAGCCGGCCCTGCCCGAACGTGCCCGCGTGCAGATGCAGCGCGTGCATCGCACCGCGCAGGGCGTGGAACAGTTGATCCAGCTGCTGCTGGTGCTCGCGCGCGACCCGGCGCGCCTGATCGCACTGGGCGAACGCATCGCGCTGGACCAGCTGGTGCCAGACATCATCGAGGACCATCGCCACCTGATGGGTGACAAGGACCTGCGCATCGAGGTGGACGGACTGGCGCCGGTGGAGATCATTGCGCCACTGGGCGTGGTGCAGGCCGCCATCGGCAACCTGCTGCGCAATGCGATCGAGAACAGCGGCCGCGGCACCATCCATATCCAGCTGTCGAGTACCGCCGTAGTCACCCTGCAGGACCCCGGCCATGGCATGAGCCCGGAAGAAATCGCCGCCGTGCACGCGCGGATGGCGCGTGGCGATCGCAATGAGCAGAGTGGCATCGGGCTGGAGCTGATCGCCAAACTCTGCGACCACCTGGGCTGGGCCTTGCAGCTGGAGCCCTGTGCGCCACGCGGCACCCGGGTGATTCTGGATCTGGGTGCGTCGCTTCCGCAGGCACTGCGCGACGCGATGACGTAA
- a CDS encoding DUF3103 family protein, which translates to MKPQGLFRCCVTALLLLASATAVAQTARIERADVQAITDASARDVAALIAQPGFATAVTGALATRPDGVPLARVMARFDPQARTQASRTLAAQDRQLRQQKGLPTAGADLLQLRAYVPAGTRLTDVPAAQLWVAVLPRGNDRHWTTLTAYDPQGRRHTLDARTAPAFPVLIVDVDTRTAVEEGMAVVNAGLQARGLQSPDRIRLAANGSASLDLTRLDRIRLADDQEPWALGGAEVFAVVSGLQIGAAEPEMATLTLPYLDHDTTDYTPGQPLVIWGNYRFDAANVQLFEDDGDTNYQDLLVALTDGVKAALGAFAPEYAVIADIAGAILKAMPTTWFANDTDYLDSFYLLQRGQAYTDRMGAANNAKVTLTPVTLTE; encoded by the coding sequence ATGAAACCGCAGGGACTGTTCCGATGCTGTGTCACCGCGCTGCTGTTGTTGGCCAGCGCCACCGCCGTTGCCCAGACCGCGCGCATCGAGCGCGCCGATGTGCAGGCCATTACCGATGCCAGTGCCCGTGATGTGGCCGCGCTGATCGCCCAGCCGGGCTTCGCCACGGCGGTGACCGGCGCCCTCGCCACGCGCCCCGACGGCGTGCCGCTGGCCCGGGTGATGGCGCGCTTCGACCCGCAGGCGCGCACCCAGGCCTCGCGCACGCTGGCTGCCCAGGATCGCCAGCTGCGCCAGCAGAAAGGGTTGCCCACCGCGGGCGCGGACCTGCTGCAACTGCGCGCCTACGTCCCCGCTGGTACCCGGCTGACCGACGTGCCCGCCGCGCAGCTATGGGTGGCGGTGTTGCCACGCGGCAATGACCGTCACTGGACCACGCTGACCGCCTACGACCCGCAGGGGCGTCGCCACACGCTGGACGCGCGCACCGCCCCGGCCTTCCCGGTATTGATCGTCGACGTGGATACGCGCACGGCGGTGGAAGAGGGCATGGCGGTGGTCAATGCGGGGCTGCAGGCGCGCGGCCTGCAATCGCCGGACCGCATCCGGTTGGCCGCCAACGGCAGCGCCTCGCTCGACCTGACCCGGTTGGACCGCATCCGCCTGGCCGACGACCAGGAGCCGTGGGCGCTGGGCGGCGCGGAGGTGTTCGCGGTGGTGTCGGGCCTGCAGATCGGCGCGGCCGAACCGGAGATGGCCACGCTGACCCTGCCGTACCTGGACCACGACACCACCGACTACACGCCCGGCCAACCGCTGGTCATCTGGGGCAACTATCGCTTCGACGCGGCCAATGTGCAGTTGTTCGAAGATGACGGCGACACCAACTACCAGGACCTGCTGGTGGCATTGACCGATGGCGTCAAGGCGGCACTGGGTGCGTTCGCACCGGAGTACGCGGTGATCGCCGACATCGCCGGCGCCATCCTCAAGGCGATGCCGACCACCTGGTTCGCCAACGACACCGACTACCTGGACAGCTTCTACCTGCTGCAGCGCGGGCAGGCCTACACCGACCGCATGGGCGCGGCCAACAACGCCAAGGTCACGCTGACCCCGGTAACCCTGACCGAATAA
- a CDS encoding response regulator transcription factor, whose product MRLLVIEDNRQLVANLFDYFESRGHVLDVAPDGITGLHLAASHAYDAVILDWMLPRMEGPEVLRRLRAEHGSEVPVIMLTARDELPDKIAGFRAGADDYLTKPFALPELEVRLEALMVRAHGRNPRKVLEVADLKLDLATLEAYRDGRVLHLYPACRKLLEVLMRASPAAVTRQQLEFALWGDEPPDGDLLRSHVYELRRSVDGASAQKLIHTLPRVGYRLGLIGSGSSNEAA is encoded by the coding sequence ATGCGGCTCCTGGTCATTGAAGACAACCGCCAACTGGTCGCCAACCTGTTCGACTACTTCGAGTCGCGTGGCCACGTGCTGGACGTCGCCCCGGACGGCATCACCGGCCTGCATCTGGCCGCCAGCCACGCCTACGACGCGGTGATCCTGGACTGGATGCTGCCGCGCATGGAAGGCCCGGAAGTGCTGCGCCGCCTACGCGCCGAGCATGGGTCGGAAGTGCCGGTGATCATGCTGACCGCGCGCGATGAGCTGCCGGACAAGATCGCCGGCTTCCGTGCCGGTGCCGACGACTACCTGACCAAGCCCTTTGCGCTGCCTGAGCTGGAAGTGCGCCTGGAGGCGCTGATGGTGCGTGCGCATGGGCGCAACCCGCGCAAAGTACTGGAAGTGGCTGATCTCAAGCTGGATCTGGCCACGCTGGAGGCTTATCGCGACGGCAGGGTGCTGCACCTGTATCCGGCCTGCCGCAAGCTGCTGGAAGTGCTGATGCGCGCCAGTCCCGCAGCGGTGACCCGCCAGCAGCTGGAGTTCGCCCTGTGGGGCGATGAACCACCCGATGGCGACCTGCTGCGTTCGCATGTCTACGAGCTGCGTCGCAGTGTGGACGGCGCCTCCGCGCAGAAGTTGATCCACACCTTGCCGCGGGTCGGTTACCGGCTGGGCCTGATCGGTTCGGGATCCAGCAATGAAGCCGCATAA
- a CDS encoding DUF819 domain-containing protein: MPTETSTALITNDIVGLGLIAATLAVIFWAASGPTPRLKKIFAWVPALLLCYFIPAIYNTAGLIDGHNTSLYNPVARDVLLPAALVLLTLSIDLKGILKLGPKLLVMFCAGTLGIILGAIVSFQAMSWIHPATVAGDTWKGMAALAGSWIGGGANMVAMREVFGTDATTFGQFAVVDVACASLWMAVLLFLANRAQQIDTRNGADTSAIDEMKARISAYEAQNARIPSLTDLMVIVGVALGGVGLAHAIAAPLSGWFKANVSWASQFSLDSAFVWVVLLSTALGLGLSFTRARRLESAGASRLGTLFLYFLIACIGMQMDLLSLLDRPWLFALGAIWMLTHILVLWIAAKLLRAPLFFFAIGSQGNIGAAASAPVVAAAFHPSLAPVGVLLGTVGYATGTGLAYVTGLILKWMAGA, translated from the coding sequence ATGCCGACCGAAACCAGTACGGCCCTGATCACCAACGATATCGTCGGGCTTGGCCTGATTGCCGCCACGCTCGCCGTGATTTTCTGGGCGGCCAGTGGCCCGACGCCCCGCCTGAAAAAGATCTTCGCCTGGGTGCCGGCGTTGCTGCTGTGCTACTTCATCCCGGCCATCTACAACACCGCCGGCCTCATCGACGGCCACAACACCTCGCTCTACAACCCGGTGGCGCGCGACGTGCTGCTGCCGGCCGCGCTGGTGCTGCTGACCCTGTCGATCGACCTCAAGGGCATCCTCAAGCTGGGCCCGAAGCTGCTGGTGATGTTCTGCGCGGGTACGTTGGGGATCATCCTTGGCGCGATCGTGTCGTTCCAGGCAATGTCCTGGATCCATCCGGCAACCGTCGCAGGCGATACCTGGAAGGGCATGGCCGCACTGGCCGGCAGCTGGATCGGCGGCGGGGCCAACATGGTCGCAATGCGCGAAGTGTTCGGCACCGACGCCACCACCTTCGGCCAGTTCGCCGTGGTGGATGTGGCCTGTGCCAGCCTGTGGATGGCGGTGCTGCTGTTCCTGGCCAACCGCGCCCAGCAGATCGACACGCGCAACGGGGCCGATACCTCGGCCATCGATGAAATGAAGGCGCGTATTTCCGCCTATGAAGCGCAGAACGCCCGCATTCCCAGCCTCACCGACCTGATGGTGATCGTGGGCGTGGCACTGGGTGGGGTGGGCCTGGCGCATGCCATCGCCGCACCGCTGAGCGGGTGGTTCAAGGCCAACGTCAGCTGGGCCAGCCAGTTCAGCCTGGACAGCGCGTTCGTGTGGGTGGTGCTGTTGTCCACCGCCTTGGGCCTGGGCTTGAGCTTCACCCGCGCGCGGCGGCTGGAGTCGGCCGGTGCATCGCGCCTGGGCACGCTGTTCCTGTACTTCCTGATCGCCTGCATCGGCATGCAGATGGACCTGTTGTCGCTGCTGGATCGCCCGTGGCTGTTCGCGCTGGGCGCGATCTGGATGCTCACCCACATCCTGGTGCTGTGGATTGCCGCCAAGCTGCTGCGCGCGCCGTTGTTCTTCTTTGCGATCGGTTCGCAGGGCAACATCGGCGCCGCTGCATCGGCCCCGGTGGTGGCTGCTGCGTTCCATCCCTCGCTGGCTCCGGTGGGCGTGCTGCTGGGCACGGTGGGCTACGCCACCGGCACCGGCCTGGCCTATGTCACCGGCCTGATCCTCAAATGGATGGCCGGGGCCTGA
- a CDS encoding ArnT family glycosyltransferase, with the protein MSDALLLRNRWRILVCVGIVLALLAGMGLRQPSPPDEPRFVLAARAMVDSGNWLLPHRGGELYAEKPPVFMWMQAASHTVFGGWDLAFLVPSLLAGLLTLWLTWDLARRLWNRRVAWWAVLALFSCLQFGLMAKRAQIDMVLVAMTTLAMWGLLRHLLERRNLGALWLAGFAAGLGTVTKGVGFLPLLVLLPWALWRWRNRDQARPVGAASARSLWWLLPAFLLGTAVWLGPLGIALLNDPEPSLQAYARELLFKQTGTRYANAWHHVQPAWYYLQVMVTLWLPGSLLLPALLPAWWRRLKRLDGRYWLLLGWSLLVLVFFSASPGKREVYIFPMLPLLCVAAAPLLPGLLRKAGARWLLLAYVALLALAALYIGTQLLSGSAWAHAQLARREMPDSLLPVLGSWMLGFGVVLAALVASLRQRRAGALAVLTAFLLWNLYGWGLMPALDPYSSASALMQRVGQRIGPQAELGMLAWREQNLLQADRKVTEFGFKRPWDEQWQDAGPWLAQAPRARWLLVLDQAMSPCVDRSQVIDIGSSNRNRWQLLPGTAWRTDCHSHLQGAAASEDEQD; encoded by the coding sequence ATGTCCGACGCGTTGTTGCTGCGCAATCGCTGGCGGATTCTGGTCTGCGTGGGCATCGTGTTGGCCCTGCTGGCCGGCATGGGCCTGCGCCAACCCTCCCCGCCGGACGAACCCCGATTCGTGCTGGCCGCCCGCGCGATGGTGGACAGCGGCAACTGGCTGCTGCCCCATCGCGGCGGCGAGCTGTACGCCGAGAAGCCGCCCGTGTTCATGTGGATGCAGGCGGCCAGCCACACGGTGTTCGGCGGCTGGGACCTGGCCTTCCTGGTGCCCTCGCTGTTGGCCGGCCTGCTGACCCTGTGGCTGACCTGGGACCTGGCACGACGGCTATGGAACCGGCGGGTGGCATGGTGGGCGGTGCTTGCCTTGTTCAGCTGCCTGCAGTTCGGCCTGATGGCCAAGCGCGCCCAGATCGACATGGTGCTGGTGGCGATGACCACGCTGGCGATGTGGGGCCTGCTGCGCCACCTGCTGGAGCGGCGCAACCTGGGCGCGCTCTGGCTGGCCGGGTTTGCCGCCGGGCTGGGCACAGTGACCAAGGGCGTGGGCTTTCTGCCGTTGCTGGTGCTGCTGCCGTGGGCGCTGTGGCGCTGGCGCAACCGCGATCAGGCGCGCCCTGTGGGTGCGGCAAGCGCACGCAGCCTGTGGTGGCTGCTGCCGGCCTTCCTGCTCGGTACCGCCGTATGGCTGGGGCCGCTGGGCATCGCGCTGTTGAACGATCCCGAGCCCAGCCTGCAGGCCTACGCGCGCGAACTGCTGTTCAAGCAGACCGGCACCCGCTATGCCAATGCCTGGCACCACGTGCAACCGGCTTGGTACTACCTGCAGGTGATGGTCACGTTGTGGCTGCCGGGCAGCCTGCTGCTGCCCGCGCTGCTGCCGGCCTGGTGGCGGCGGCTCAAGCGCCTGGACGGCCGCTACTGGCTGCTGCTGGGCTGGTCGCTGCTTGTGCTGGTGTTCTTCAGTGCCAGCCCCGGCAAACGCGAGGTCTACATCTTCCCGATGCTGCCGCTGCTGTGCGTGGCTGCCGCGCCGTTGCTGCCGGGCCTGCTGCGCAAGGCCGGGGCGCGCTGGCTGCTGCTGGCCTATGTGGCCCTGCTTGCATTGGCCGCACTGTACATCGGCACGCAGTTGCTCAGTGGCAGTGCGTGGGCGCACGCGCAGCTGGCACGGCGCGAAATGCCCGACAGCCTGCTGCCCGTACTCGGCAGCTGGATGCTCGGCTTCGGGGTGGTGCTGGCCGCTCTGGTCGCGTCGCTGCGGCAACGACGCGCCGGGGCATTGGCTGTGCTTACCGCATTCCTTCTGTGGAATCTGTACGGCTGGGGCCTGATGCCCGCGCTGGACCCCTACAGTTCGGCATCGGCATTGATGCAGCGGGTTGGCCAGCGGATCGGTCCGCAGGCCGAGCTGGGCATGCTCGCCTGGCGTGAGCAGAACCTGTTGCAGGCCGATCGCAAGGTCACCGAGTTTGGCTTCAAGCGGCCGTGGGACGAACAATGGCAGGATGCCGGCCCGTGGCTCGCGCAGGCACCGCGGGCACGCTGGCTGCTGGTGCTGGACCAGGCCATGAGCCCGTGTGTGGACCGCTCGCAGGTGATCGATATCGGCAGCAGCAACCGCAACCGCTGGCAGCTGCTGCCCGGCACCGCGTGGCGCACCGATTGTCATTCGCATCTGCAAGGCGCGGCGGCTTCTGAAGACGAGCAGGACTGA
- a CDS encoding YbdD/YjiX family protein: MSTELVPVGQYQAHRRLWRRLVQTARLCCGIPDYDNYVRHVLDNHPDRVPMDYKTFFRERQEARYGGRNGGRCC, from the coding sequence ATGAGTACTGAACTGGTTCCCGTTGGGCAGTACCAGGCGCACCGCCGGTTGTGGCGGCGCCTGGTGCAGACCGCACGCCTGTGCTGCGGCATCCCCGACTACGACAACTACGTGCGCCACGTGCTCGACAACCATCCCGACCGCGTGCCGATGGACTACAAGACCTTCTTCCGCGAGCGCCAGGAGGCGCGCTACGGCGGCAGGAACGGGGGCCGCTGCTGCTGA
- the aqpZ gene encoding aquaporin Z has translation MSMGKRLAAEFLGTFWLVLGGCGSAVLAAKFGGDGNPLGIGFVGVALAFGLTVLTGAYAFGHVSGAHFNPAVSLGLWAGGRFPARDLLPYIVAQVLGGILAGFILLQIASGAPGFAIDGSQAGAFASNGYGALSPGGYSVAAAFLCEVVLTAFFLVVIMGSTHGNAPAGFAPIAIGLALTLIHLISIPVTNTSVNPARSTAVAVFAGSGALSQLWLFWLAPLLGGLIGGIAYKWIGTEPR, from the coding sequence ATGAGCATGGGCAAACGTCTGGCCGCGGAGTTTCTCGGCACGTTCTGGTTGGTTCTGGGGGGCTGCGGCAGCGCGGTGCTGGCGGCCAAGTTCGGCGGTGATGGCAATCCGCTTGGCATCGGTTTCGTGGGCGTGGCGCTGGCCTTCGGGCTGACCGTGCTCACCGGCGCCTATGCGTTCGGCCACGTCTCTGGTGCGCACTTCAATCCTGCCGTCAGCCTGGGGCTGTGGGCCGGCGGCCGGTTCCCGGCGCGCGACCTGCTGCCCTACATCGTGGCCCAGGTGCTGGGCGGGATCCTGGCCGGTTTCATCCTGCTGCAGATCGCTTCGGGCGCCCCCGGCTTCGCCATCGACGGCAGCCAGGCGGGCGCATTCGCCAGCAATGGTTACGGCGCCCTGTCGCCGGGTGGCTACAGCGTGGCCGCTGCGTTCCTGTGCGAAGTGGTGCTCACCGCCTTCTTCCTGGTGGTCATCATGGGCTCCACCCACGGCAACGCCCCGGCCGGTTTTGCGCCGATCGCCATCGGGCTGGCGCTCACCCTGATCCACCTGATCAGCATTCCGGTGACCAATACCTCGGTGAATCCGGCGCGCTCCACGGCGGTGGCGGTGTTTGCCGGCAGCGGCGCGCTCAGCCAGCTGTGGCTGTTCTGGCTGGCCCCGCTGCTGGGCGGCCTGATCGGCGGCATCGCCTACAAGTGGATCGGCACCGAGCCGCGCTGA
- a CDS encoding carbon starvation CstA family protein, with product MKGFSKLGWAALALLGAFCLGVVALRRGEHINALWIVVAAVSIYLIAYRFYSLFIADKVMQLDPTRATPAVLNNDGLDYVPTNKHVLFGHHFAAIAGAGPLVGPVLAAQMGYLPGLLWLVVGVVLAGAVQDFMVLFISSRRNGRSLGDLVREEMGQVPGTIALFGAFLIMIIILAVLAMVVVKALAESPWGMFTVIATMPIAILMGVYMRYIRPGKIGEISVVGLFLLLAAIWYGGKVAADPVWGPAFTFTGIEITWMLIGYGFVASVLPVWLLLAPRDYLSTFLKIGTIVALAIGILIVMPELKMPALTQFAASGDGPVWKGGMFPFLFITIACGAVSGFHALIASGTTPKLLANERHMRYIGYGGMLMESFVAVMALVAASIIDPGVYFAMNSPAAVIGADAASAAHFISTTWGFAITPEQLEATALAIGEPTILHRAGGAPTLAVGIAQILHQAIPSGSNAMMAFWYHFAILFEALFILTAVDAGTRAGRFMLQDLLGNFIPALKKTESWTANIIATAGCVALWGYLLYTGVKDPFGGIQTLWPLFGISNQMLAGIALMLGTVVLFKMKRERFAWVTGVPAVWLLICTTYAGLIKIFDKNPAQGFLAQAHKFQDAIATGTITAPAKSLDQMHQIVVNAYVNTSLTVLFLFVVFSILFYAIKTIVQARRNPQRTDKETPYVALQPHQMADL from the coding sequence ATGAAAGGTTTTTCCAAGCTGGGCTGGGCCGCGCTCGCGCTGCTCGGCGCGTTCTGTCTGGGCGTGGTCGCACTGCGCCGTGGCGAACACATCAATGCGCTGTGGATCGTCGTCGCCGCGGTGTCGATCTACCTGATCGCCTACCGCTTCTACAGCCTGTTCATCGCCGACAAGGTGATGCAGCTCGACCCGACCCGGGCCACCCCGGCGGTGCTCAACAACGACGGCCTGGACTACGTGCCCACCAACAAGCACGTGCTGTTCGGCCACCACTTCGCCGCGATCGCCGGTGCGGGACCGCTGGTGGGCCCGGTGCTGGCCGCGCAGATGGGCTACCTGCCCGGCCTGCTCTGGCTGGTGGTCGGCGTGGTACTGGCCGGCGCGGTGCAGGACTTCATGGTGCTGTTCATCTCCAGCCGCCGCAACGGCCGCTCGCTGGGTGACCTGGTGCGCGAGGAGATGGGCCAGGTGCCCGGGACCATCGCGCTGTTCGGCGCCTTCCTGATCATGATCATCATCCTGGCGGTGCTGGCGATGGTGGTGGTCAAGGCGTTGGCCGAAAGCCCGTGGGGCATGTTCACGGTGATCGCCACCATGCCCATCGCGATCTTGATGGGCGTGTACATGCGCTACATCCGCCCCGGCAAGATCGGGGAGATTTCGGTCGTCGGCCTGTTCCTGCTGTTGGCGGCCATCTGGTACGGCGGCAAGGTGGCCGCCGATCCCGTCTGGGGCCCGGCCTTCACCTTCACCGGCATCGAAATCACCTGGATGCTGATCGGCTACGGCTTCGTGGCCTCGGTGCTGCCGGTGTGGCTGCTGCTGGCACCGCGCGACTACCTGTCCACCTTCCTCAAGATCGGCACCATCGTGGCGCTGGCGATCGGCATCCTGATCGTCATGCCGGAACTGAAGATGCCGGCGCTGACCCAGTTCGCGGCCAGCGGTGACGGCCCGGTCTGGAAGGGCGGCATGTTCCCGTTCCTGTTCATCACCATCGCCTGCGGCGCGGTGTCCGGTTTCCATGCGCTGATCGCCTCGGGCACCACGCCGAAGCTGTTGGCCAATGAGCGCCACATGCGCTACATCGGCTACGGCGGCATGCTGATGGAATCGTTCGTGGCGGTGATGGCGCTGGTAGCGGCCTCGATCATCGACCCGGGCGTCTACTTCGCGATGAACAGCCCGGCGGCGGTGATCGGTGCCGATGCCGCCTCGGCCGCGCACTTCATCAGCACGACCTGGGGCTTTGCGATTACCCCCGAGCAGCTGGAAGCCACCGCACTGGCCATCGGCGAGCCGACCATCCTGCACCGTGCCGGTGGTGCACCCACGCTGGCGGTGGGCATCGCGCAGATCCTCCACCAGGCGATTCCCAGTGGCAGCAACGCGATGATGGCGTTCTGGTACCACTTCGCGATCCTGTTCGAAGCGCTGTTCATCCTGACCGCGGTGGATGCCGGTACCCGTGCCGGTCGCTTCATGCTGCAGGACCTGCTGGGCAACTTCATCCCGGCGCTGAAGAAGACCGAATCGTGGACGGCCAACATCATCGCCACGGCCGGTTGCGTGGCGCTGTGGGGCTACCTGCTGTACACCGGCGTGAAGGATCCCTTCGGCGGCATCCAGACCCTGTGGCCGCTGTTCGGCATCTCCAACCAGATGCTGGCCGGCATTGCGCTGATGCTGGGCACGGTGGTGCTGTTCAAGATGAAGCGCGAGCGCTTTGCCTGGGTGACCGGCGTGCCGGCGGTGTGGCTGCTGATCTGCACCACGTATGCGGGCCTGATCAAGATCTTCGACAAGAACCCGGCCCAGGGCTTCCTGGCCCAGGCGCACAAGTTCCAGGACGCAATCGCCACCGGCACCATCACCGCGCCGGCCAAGAGCCTGGACCAGATGCACCAGATCGTGGTCAACGCCTACGTCAACACCAGCCTGACCGTGTTGTTCCTGTTCGTGGTGTTCTCGATCCTGTTCTATGCGATCAAGACCATCGTGCAGGCGCGCCGCAACCCGCAGCGCACGGACAAGGAAACCCCGTACGTGGCGCTGCAGCCGCACCAGATGGCGGACCTGTGA